Proteins encoded by one window of Glycine soja cultivar W05 chromosome 15, ASM419377v2, whole genome shotgun sequence:
- the LOC114387026 gene encoding probable pectinesterase/pectinesterase inhibitor 12 — protein sequence MAHSSHKLFFLLLSIFFSHTCAVNSSNASTTLHTNLSSLKSFCTTTPYPEVCSNSLKLSISINISPNIINYLLQSLQVAISETTKLSNLFHNVGHSNIIEKQRGAVQDCRELHQSTLASLKRSLSGIRSSNSKNIVDARAYLSAALTNKNTCLEGLDSASGIMKPSLVKSVIDTYKHVSNSLSMLPKPEMGAPNAKKNNKPLMNAPKWASSSDQRLFEDSDGENYDPNEMLVVAADGTGNFSTITEAINFAPNNSMDRIVIYVKEGIYEENIEIPSYKTNIMMLGDGSDVTFITGNRSVGDGWTTFRSATLAVFGDGFLARDIAIENSAGPEKHQAVALRVNADLTAFYRCAIYGYQDTLYVHSFRQFYRECDIYGTIDYIFGNAAVILQECNIISRKPMPGQFTVITAQSRDSPDEDTGISFQNCSIIATLDLYSNSSSFKSYLGRPWRVYSRTVYLESYIDDFIDAKGWTKWSNEQGLNTLYYGEYDNYGPGSGTEKRVQWFGYHLMDYGDAYNFTVSQFINGDGWLDTTSVPYDDGI from the exons atGGCTCATTCATCACATAAACTCTTTTTCCTTCTGCTTTCAATCTTCTTCTCACACACCTGTGCTGTAAACTCTTCCAATGCTTCCACAACACTTCATACCAATCTCTCTTCCTTAAAATCTTTCTGCACAACCACTCCATACCCAGAAGTTTGTTCCAATTCATTGAAGCTATCCATCTCAATAAACATAAGTCCAAACATAATCAACTACCTCCTTCAGTCCCTCCAAGTAGCAATATCTGAAACCACAAAGCTCTCAAATCTCTTCCACAACGTTGGACACTCAAACATCATAGAGAAGCAAAGAGGAGCTGTTCAAGACTGCAGGGAACTCCACCAATCCACATTAGCTTCTTTGAAAAGATCACTATCAGGGATCCGTTCCTCCAACTCCAAGAACATAGTTGATGCAAGAGCTTACCTCAGTGCAGCACTCACCAACAAGAACACATGTCTAGAAGGACTAGATTCTGCTTCTGGAATAATGAAGCCATCTCTGGTGAAATCTGTGATCGACACTTACAAGCATGTCAGTAACTCTCTTTCAATGCTCCCTAAGCCAGAGATGGGGGCACCCAATGCGAAAAAGAATAACAAGCCTTTGATGAATGCTCCAAAGTGGGCATCAAGCAGTGACCAAAGGCTCTTTGAAGACTCAGATGGGGAAAATTATGACCCAAATGAAATGCTTGTTGTGGCTGCAGATGGAACTGGGAACTTTAGCACCATCACTGAAGCCATCAACTTTGCTCCGAATAACAGCATGGATAGGATAGTCATCTATGTCAAAGAAGGGATTTACGAGGAAAATATAGAAATCCCAAGCTATAAGACCAACATTATGATGCTTGGCGATGGAAGTGATGTGACTTTCATAACTGGTAACAGAAGCGTCGGTGATGGCTGGACCACTTTCAGATCTGCAACTCTAG CTGTCTTTGGTGATGGTTTTCTGGCACGTGATATTGCGATTGAAAACAGCGCAGGGCCAGAGAAGCATCAAGCAGTGGCCTTGAGGGTAAATGCAGACCTAACAGCTTTCTACAGGTGTGCAATTTATGGCTACCAAGACACTCTATATGTCCACTCCTTTAGACAATTCTATAGAGAGTGTGACATTTATGGTACCATTGATTACATATTTGGAAATGCAGCAGTGATTCTACAAGAATGTAACATCATATCAAGAAAACCAATGCCTGGTCAATTCACAGTAATCACTGCACAATCTAGAGATAGCCCAGATGAGGACACTGGTATCTCATTCCAAAATTGCTCAATCATAGCAACTCTTGATCTCTATTCCAACTCTAGCAGCTTCAAGAGCTACCTTGGGAGGCCATGGAGGGTGTATTCTCGCACTGTTTACCTTGAGTCCTACATTGATGACTTCATTGACGCAAAGGGTTGGACAAAGTGGTCTAATGAGCAAGGATTGAACACTTTGTATTACGGAGAGTATGACAACTATGGACCTGGTTCCGGCACAGAGAAGCGTGTGCAATGGTTTGGGTACCATTTGATGGATTATGGTGATGCCTATAATTTCACAGTTTCGCAGTTCATCAATGGAGATGGTTGGCTTGATACTACGTCCGTTCCTTATGATGATGGGATTTGA